The Ornithodoros turicata isolate Travis chromosome 7, ASM3712646v1, whole genome shotgun sequence genome includes a region encoding these proteins:
- the LOC135399913 gene encoding uncharacterized protein LOC135399913, with product MAGKEPSNPKPGGSKQPRVPRPSGSGRGRSGPHGPGHQGGPFPSGMPPFPPVPPPPGMPPFPPVPPLPGMPPFPPVPPLPGMPPFPPVPPLPGMPPFSPGPPMPGPLLPGLSPFPFEPPIPSMPFMPPGVPGMPGMPAMPGMFGMPPLPPSLPGLSPFMSMPTPGMGLPEFPFPGLSFPGLPPFPMGCSMFPAPAQPAPVLPICSGGGGGQTVTVPFPIPYPMPMQMPAPQAPVYVPPPQAPPPPVYPPPPPPPPAQNQDMATIISMLKQQPPKRSSSSESDRKNKKKQKEKEKEEKHKEKERLKKEKEEKKKQEAEEKKRKKEEEARLKKEEEERKLKEAEELKKKEEEEKQKKEEEEKQKKEEEEKQKKEEEEKQKKDEEEKKEKEDAEAAAAVPPAQEAGEPAIPAPDFLQPAEGAGGAPAPGMDFQGGEMGDMMYGGEEESNHRKLCLICCCIVIVLILAGVGAVFAFAPHLLDSILGKTTTPTTSNETDTTVTARRRHRSLGTEEPLTDNAGRTSPDDEDLWNDSTQDTVVKRYARNTRLSTNNPPSITTAGNVANSSNKTLVRKQEPTTIHNGHKEDNTTGDNSGPLHTVDESAAEHIFQMELMDAWTFPTTTQVGPLLGVYEDSFLDAKVYEDLNRKRPTLPVQVRPSTTQHEPFVVRSTANVTAVTVNITHWLINSTVENITVESATDLPSARTPRWGSMSGFLPEDDIGVPTTELPITRRGRISKDVTLENFYIPPVHVQDPLEIIFKNVFREVKERAASLYREHYS from the exons ATGGCAGGCAAAGAACCATCTAACCCTAAACCTGGAGGGTCGAAGCAACCTAGAGTACCGAGACCTTCAGGATCTGGCCGAG GGCGCAGTGGACCTCACGGACCTGGGCATCAAGGAGGGCCTTTCCCTTCCGGCATGCCACCATTTCCTCCAGTACCACCTCCGCCAGGCATGCCGCCCTTTCCTCCTGTACCACCTCTGCCAGGCATGCCGCCCTTTCCTCCTGTACCACCTCTGCCAGGCATGCCGCCCTTTCCTCCTGTACCACCTCTGCCAGGCATGCCACCATTTTCTCCAGGGCCGCCTATGCCAGGACCACTCCTTCCTGGACTTTCGCCATTCCCTTTCGAACCACCTATACCTAGCATGCCATTCATGCCGCCTGGTGTGCCTGGTATGCCTGGTATGCCTGCCATGCCTGGTATGTTTGGCATGCCTCCGCTCCCTCCATCCTTACCAG GTCTCTCTCCCTTCATGTCCATGCCTACTCCAGGAATGGGTCTCCCGGAGTTTCCCTTTCCAGGCCTATCATTCCCTGGTCTTCCTCCGTTTCCTATGGGTTGCTCCATGTTTCCCGCCCCCGCTCAACCTGCTCCCGTCCTGCCCATATGCAGCGGAGGCGGCGGTGGCCAGACCGTCACAGTTCCCTTCCCGATTCCTTACCCTATGCCAATGCAAATGCCAGCACCGCAAGCTCCCGTCTACGTCCCTCCGCCTCAGGCGCCACCACCTCCAGTTTAccctcccccaccccctccTCCACCAGCTCAGAATCAAGACATGGCCACTATTATATCAATGCTCAAGCAACAGCCGCCCAAACGTTCTTCATCGTCGGAGAGCGACaggaagaacaagaagaagcaaaaggagaaagagaaagaggagaAACATAAAGAGAAGGAGAGGTTGAAGAAAGAgaaggaggaaaaaaagaaacaagaagcgGAAGAGAAAAAGCGAAAGAAGGAAGAAGAGGCAAGactaaaaaaggaagaagaggaaAGGAAGCTGAAGGAAGCGGAGGAAttgaagaagaaagaggaggaggaaaagcagaagaaagaggaggaggaaaagcagaagaaagaagaggaggaaaaacagaagaaagaagaggaggAAAAGCAGAAGAAAGACGaagaggaaaagaaggaaaaggaagatgCGGAGGCCGCGGCTGCCGTGCCACCAGCGCAGGAGGCCGGAGAACCAGCAATACCTGCCCCTGACTTCCTTCAGCCGGCAGAAGGTGCCGGCGGGGCTCCGGCGCCTGGTATGGACTTCCAGGGAGG CGAAATGGGAGACATGATGTACGGGGGCGAGGAAGAGAGTAACCATCGCAAGTTATGCCTCATCTGCTGCTGCATCGTCATCGTGCTTATTTTAGCTGGCGTTGGTGCTGTCTTTGCGTTCGCTCCACATCTTTTAG ATTCTATATTGGGGAAGACGACAACCCCAACAACTAGTAACGAAACCGATACAACAGTAACGGCTAGAAGGCGACATCGGTCGCTGGGTACGGAGGAGCCTCTGACAGATAATGCCGGCAGGACTTCCCCCGATGACGAAGACTTGTGGAATGATTCCACGCAAGACACTGTCGTAAAGCGCTACGCTAGGAACACTCGTCTTTCAACGAATAACCCTCCATCAATTACCACAGCTGGTAACGTTGCCAACAGTTCTAACAAAACGCTCGTACGCAAACAGGAGCCCACAACGATCCACAACGGGCACAAGGAAGACAACACAACaggtgacaacagtggacctCTTCACACAGTAGACGAGAGCGCTGCTGAACACATTTTCCAGATGGAATTGATGGATGCGTGGACGTTCCCCACCACAACACAAGTTGGACCACTTCTCGGCGTATACGAAGACAGCTTTCTCGATGCTAAAGTGTACGAAGACCTAAACCGCAAGCGTCCCACTTTACCAGTACAGGTACGTCCAAGTACCACTCAGCATGAACCGTTCGTGGTACGAAGCACGGCGAATGTTACTGCGGTTACTGTCAACATCACTCACTGGCTTATAAACTCAACCGTGGAGAACATCACAGTGGAATCTGCAACTGATTTGCCGAGTGCACGGACACCGCGGTGGGGGTCAATGAGCGGATTTTTGCCAGAAGACGATATCGGCGTGCCAACGACAGAGCTTCCGATCACCAGGCGAGGCCGCATCTCGAAAGACGTGACACTGGAGAACTTCTACATCCCTCCGGTTCACGTGCAAGATCCATTGGAAATTATTTTCAAGAACGTGTTCAGAGAAGTTAAGGAAAGAGCCGCGTCGTTGTATCGGGAACATTATAGCTAG